ATCGCTGTGTTGATTCCGCTGTTGTTCATGGGTGATATCGCGGGACGGCTGTTCCGGCAGTTTGCGGTTACGCTGGCGGTGACGATTGTGATCTCGGCGTTTGTGTCTCTGACGCTGACGCCGATGATGTCGGCTCGTCTGCTGAAGTACACGCCGCCAGAGGAACAGGGCTGGTTCTACGATAAGTCCGAAGAGGTGTTCGAGAGCATCATCCGGTTCTATGGGCGGACTCTGCGGTTCGTTCTACGGTTTCAGACGATCACCCTGCTGGTTGCTGTGGCGACGCTGATCCTGACGGTGGTGCTGTACATGACGGTGCCGAAGGGCTTCTTCCCGACGCAGGATACAGGGATCATTCAGGGGATCACGCAGGCCTCTCCGACCATTTCCTTTGAGGAGATGAGCAAGAAGCAGGAGGATGTGGCGAAGGTGCTGCTGGCCGATCCTGCGGTGGAGAGTATCTCTTCATTCATCGGCGCGGATGGAACGAACACGACGCTGAATAGTGGGCGTATTCAGATCAACCTCAAGCCTTTGGAGGATCGGGGGATCTCTGCGCCGGACGTGATCGACCGGCTGGGGCCGAAGCTCGAAAAGGTCGAAGGTATCAAGCTTTATATGCAGCCCGTGCAGGATCTTACCGTCGATGACCGGGTGAGCCGCACGGAGTATCAATACACGCTGGAGGATCCGAACCAGGCTGAGTTGAATACTGTAACGCATGACTTTGTGGCTCGGCTGAAGAAGCTGCCAGAGCTTGCAGACGTTGTTACGGACCAGCAGCTTGGCGGGGCTGCTGCTTCACTAGTGATCGACCGGGCTACAGCTTCACGGTTTGGGATTACGCCGACGACGATCGACAACACGTTGTACGACGCGTTTGGGCAGCGGCAGATCAACACCATGTACACGCAGTTGAATCAGTATCATGTCATCCTGGAAACAGCGCCTGAATTCCAGAAAAACCCGAACAAGCTGAACGATATTTATATCCAGGGCTCGACGAGCGGGACGGTCGCGGCGGTAGCTTCGAGTTCAGGTGGAACGTCTTCTGGCGCAGGGGCGGGAGCTACGGCACAGACCGGAAACGCACTGCTTACGGCTTCTTCTACGACCGGAGTGGGGTCTTCCGCATCTTCAAGCTCGGCACTCTCTTCAAGTTCTTCAAGCAGCGGAAGCTCTTCGCTGACGACGGTGAATGGCTCGTCCGCACTATCGAGTGCTGCCAATAGTCAGACGAGCACGACAGCGTTGGGGAGTGTCAGCTCTGCAGCAAACACATCGTCCAGCACCAATACTGCGACGAACGGAACGACGCGGTCAGGCTCAGGGACGTCGACTGCTTCGGGTAGTTCCGGAGGATCGTCTTCGAGTTCGAGTGGAACGATTTCCAATCCAGTGCCGCTGAGTGCGTTCACACACTTCACGAATTCCAGTGAAGCGCTCTCCATCAATCACCAAGGGCAGTTCCCTGCTGTGACGATCTCCTTCAATCTGGCAGCGGGCTACTCCCTGGGGCAGGCGCTGGATGCAATCAATAAAACGATCAAAGAGGCGAATCTGCCGGCGAGCGTGGTGAAGGACTACCAAGGCACGGCTTCGGCGTTTGAGGGCTCGCTGTCGAATGAAGGGTTGCTGATCCTGGCTGCGCTGGTGACGGTTTATATCGTGCTGGGTGTGCTGTACGAGAGCTTTGTACATCCGATCACGATTCTTTCCACGCTGCCTTCGGCTGGTGTGGGTGCTCTGCTGGCGTTGCGGTTCTTTCATCTCGATCTGGATATTGTGGCGATCATCGGGATTATTCTGCTGATCGGCATTGTGAAGAAGAACGGCATCATGATGGTGGACTTTGCTCTGGAAGCAGAGCGCAATGAAGGCAAGAACGCTACCGAGGCCATCTATCAGGCTTCCCTGCTGCGTTTCCGGCCGATCATGATGACGACGATGGCGGCGCTATTGAGTGGCCTTCCGCTGGCGTTTGGGTCCGGCATTGGATCTGAGTTGAGAAAGCCGCTGGGTGTTGCGATGGTCGGCGGACTTTTGTTCAGCCAAGTGCTGACGCTATACACGACGCCGGTGATTTATATCTTCTTCGATAATCTTGGTGCGCGGTTCTCCAAGCGTCCGAGCAACAAGACCGCAGCGCAGGGTAAGAATGTGCATGAAGCGCAGGCGGAGCACGCATGAATCCTTCGCGGCTTTTTATCGACCGGCCTATCGCTACGACTCTGCTAACGATTGCCGTTGCGATCGCAGGGTTCATTGCCTTTGCCGTATTGCCGGTGGCTCCTCTGCCGCAGGTGGACTTTCCGACCATTACGGTTGCAGCTTCACTGCCTGGTGCGAGTCCGGACATTATGGCTTCCTCCGTGGCTACTCCGCTGGAGCGCCAGTTCGGGCACATTGCAGGTGTGACGGAGATGACGTCCTCCAGCACGCTGGGGACGACGAGCGTTACGCTGCAGTTCGATCTGAGCCGGAATATCGATGGGGCGGCGCGCGATGTGGAGGCGGGGATCAATGCGGCGCGGACGTATCTGCCTGCTAACCTGCCAGCGAATCCGACTTACCGGAAAGTGAATCCGGCTGACTCACCGATCCTTGTACTGGGATTGCAATCGGATAATTATGACGTGCCAACGCTCTATGACGAGGCGTCGACCGTGATTGAGCAGAGGATCTCGCAGATCACGGGTGTTGGGCAGGTGACGGTTGTAGGTGCATCCCTGCCGGCTGTACGGGTGGAGTTGAACCCCACGCAACTTGCGAGCTATGGGATCAGCCTTCCGGCGGTGCAGCAGGTGATCGCGGGGCAGAACTCAAATGTGGCGAAGGGTCAGATCTCGAACGGAAGTACGACCACCGATATTCTGGCGAACGATCAGATCTCGAAGGCTGTGGCTTATCGTCCGCTGGTGGTTGGTTATCACAATGGCGGCGCGGTGCGGTTGCAGGATGTCGCGGATGTGGTGGACTCGCAACAGACGGTGCGGCAGGCTGGATTTCTGGACGGCAAGCCGTCTGTGAATATGCTGATCTTCCGGCAACCCGGCGCTAATATCATCACGACCGTGGATGCGGTGAAGGCTGCGCTGCCTTCGCTACAGGCCTCCATCCCCAAGGGCGAGCACCTGATCACCATTCTGGACCGGACGCTGACGATTCGTTCTTCCGTGAACGACATTGAGCTGACGTTGGTCATCTCTGTGATCCTCGTCATCCTGGTGGTGTTTGTTTTTCTGCGGAATGTGCGGGCTACGCTGATTCCTGCGGTGGCCGTGCCTGTTTCGCTGATCGGCACATGCGCGGTGATGTATGTGTGTGGGTTCTCGCTGGATAACCTCTCCCTTATGGCACTGGCGATTGCGAGCGGATTTGTGGTGGATGACGCCATCGTCGTAATGGAGAATATCTCGCGGCATTTGGAGGAAGGCTATACGCCCGTGCAGGCTGCGTTGAAGGGTGCGGCGGAGATTGGGTTTACTGTGTTCTCCATCTCCGTGTCCCTGATTGCAGTATTCATTCCGCTGCTGCTGATGGGTGGGATCATTGGCCGGCTGTTCCGGGAGTTCGCGATTACTCTTTCCGCGGCGATTCTGGTGTCCATGGTGGTAAGCCTTACGACTACTCCGATGATGTGCTCGCGCGTGTTGATTCCGGAGAGCGAGATCGAACATGGGCGGTTGTACAAGTGGAGCGAGCGGGGGTTCGATTTGATTCTGTCGGGTTATAGACGGACGTTGAACTGGACGCTGGACCATCCTGCGTTGATCCTGCTGATCTTTCTGGGGACGCTTGCTTTGAATGTGTTCCTGGTGATCAAGGTTCCCAAAGGATTCTTTCCGCAGCAGGATACCGGTGCCGTGCAGGGAGGGATGCAAGGGCCACAGGACACTTCTTTCTACGGGATGCGAGATGCGGTGCAGCACTCCGTCATGACCATCAAGAACGATCCTGGTGTGCAGCATGTGATGGGCTTTACGGGTGGTCAGGGAGCGACGAACAGCGGGTTCGCGTTCATCGCACTTAAGCCGCTGAATGAGCGTAAGGCGAGTGCGGCGACCATCATCAATCGGCTAAGACCGAAGCTTGCGAAGATTGCCGGAGCGGCTACCTTCCTTCAGCCTGTTCAGGATATTCGGATCGGCGGACGGCAGGCGAACGCACAGTATCAGTACACGCTGGAGGCTGAGACCACAGCGGAGCTGACGCAATATGGGCCGGCGCTGCTGTCCAAGATGAAGGCCACGCCGGGCTTTACGGATGTGAGTACGGATCAGCAGAACAAAGGACTGCAGGCACTCCTAACGTATGACCGCCCTACAGCCGCCCGGCTTGGCGTTACGCCGCAGCTCTTGGATAACACGTTGTACGACGCGTTTGGGCAGGCTGAGGTCTCTACGATCTATACGGAGTTGAACCAGTACTACGTGGTGATGGAGGTCGCGCCGAAGTACTGGGCTTCACCGCAGGGTCTGAAGGATGTGTTCGTTATACCGAACTCGGGTGGAGACGCGGTGCCTCTGGATTCTGTGCTGAAGTATGCGCCTTCCACCTCGCCGCTGGCTGTAAACCATACGGGACTGTTTCCTTCTGTTACCGTTTCCTTCAATCTTGCGCCCAACGTCTCGCTGGGTGAGGCCACGCAGAAGATTACAGAACTGCAGCAGCAGCTTGGGTTCCCGCAGTCTGTGCATGGGCAATATTCAGGAACGCTGGAGGCGTTTCAACAGTCGCTGGGCAGCGAGCCGTATCTCATACTGACGGCGATCCTTGCGGTCTACATCGTACTTGGCATTCTGTATGAGAGCTTGATCCATCCGTTAACGATTCTTTCGACGCTGCCTTCAGCTAGCCTGGGAGCTATGCTGGCGCTTGTGCTGACCAATACGGAGCTGGATGTGATGTCGATTATTGGCATCATCCTGCTGATCGGCATCGTGAAGAAGAATGCGATTATGATGATCGACTTTGCGTTGAACGCTGAGCGCAACGAAGGTATGAATACGCGGGATTCGATCTTTCAGGCCTCGCTTCTGAGATTCCGCCCGATCCTGATGACGACGATGGCGGCGTTGTTCGGCGCGGTTCCGCTGGCGGTGGGCACCGGGATTGGGTCAGAGCTGCGGCGGCCTTTGGGAATCTCAATCATCGGCGGGTTGATTGTGAGCCAGGTGCTTACGCTTTATACGACGCCAGTTATCTATTTATTCATGGACAACCTGCGGCTGAAGCTTGCAGGCGATAAGAGCGCGCGGTTGCTCACGGCGAGTGTAGCGGCTCGATGAGAGGTTTAGTTATGGGAAACAAGCTGGTTCTGAGTTTTGCGGCAGCGGGCGTAATGGTGTTGAGCGGATGCCGTGTGGGTCCGCGTTATGTGGCGCCCGCGCCCCCTGCTCCGCCGGCCTATAAGGAGTCTGCGCCAACGGCTTACAGCGGCGCGACCGATGCTGTGTGGCAGCCTGCTCAACCGCAGGATGCGATGCTAAAAGGTAAGTGGTGGGAGATCTTTCGTGAGCCGGAGTTGAATGGCCTGGAAGATACCTTGAACATCGACAATCAGAATATTGCGCTTTATTTTCAGAACTTCATGGCTGCTCGATCGCAGGTTAAGCAGGCGAAGGCGAGTTACTACCCGACCGTTGGTGTTGCTCCCGCTTATACGAGGGAGAAGTCCCCAAGTACTTTACGGGGTGTCGGAGTTTCAAGCGGCACGACCACCGGGACGGGCACGACTGGAACAACGGGAACTACCGGGACCTCTACGACCTCAACCGGTGGCACGTATACGGATCTTTCGCTGCCGTTCGACGTATCGTGGGAGCCTGATCTTTGGGGCAAGATTCGGAACACGGTGCGCGAGTATCAGTACGCCACGCAAGTCAGTGCGGCCGACCTCGAAAACGAACGGCTTACCGAACAGGCCGACTTGGCGGAGTACTACTTTGAGCTTCGTGGACAGGATGCGTTGCAGCAGGTTTATGACGCCACCATCGATGCAGATCGGAAGTCGCTTGATCTGACAAAGGTACTCGTAGAGACCGGGATCGACAGCCCGGAGGCGGTGGCGCAGGCTGAGGTGACGCTGAAGAACGCCGAAGAGGCTGGTGCGGGAGTGGCGCAGAATCGCGCGATCTATGAGCATGCGATTGCGACGCTGATTGGCAAGCCGGCTTCTAGCTTTTCCCTGCCGGTGAGAGCGGCTACACCAGCGGCTCCGGCCATTCCGGTTGGCGTGCCTTCACAGTTGCTGCAGCGTCGGCCGGATATTGCCGCCGCGGAGCGAACGATGGCCGAGGCGAATGCGCTGATCGGCGTAGAGAAGGCCGCTTACTATCCGACGTTGAGCCTGACCGGGACTGGTGGCCTGGAGTCTTCGCACATCAGCTCCCTGTTCTCCGTACCGGCGTTTTTCTGGACGCTTGGGGCTTCCGCTTCAGAGACGATCTTCGATGCGGGACTGAGGAAGGCCACCGTTGCGCAGTACACCGCGCAGTTCAACGCAGACGTTGCGAGCTACAAGGAGACTGTGCTGACTGCGTTCCAGCAGGTGGAGGATTACATCGCTACCCTGCGCGTGACGTCACAACAGATTGCGAAGCAGCAGGAGGCGATCGACGCGGCACAGCGGTATGTCGACATCGCGACCGCTCGCTATCAAACCGGGCTCGATCCTTACCTGAATGTGATCAGCGCGCAGACTACTTTGCTCAGCGATCAACAGACCCAGGTGACGTTGAAGGTCAGCGAGATGACTGCAGCGGTACAACTGATTCAGGCACTGGGTGGAGGATGGGATACTGCCCTTCTGCCTGGAGCAAGCCAGGTCAATACAAACGGAGCGGTGCGGCAGGTCAGCCAGACGCCCTAATCAACCTTTCGCAAGGTAGGCGAAGCGAAAGACGAAGAGCGCTGCGAGAAGATAGAGCATCCAGTCCTGACGACGGGCTTTTCCGGTGAGGAGTTGGATGAGGGCGTAGCTGGTGAGACCGAAGCTGAGGCCATCGGCGATGGACCATGTGAGCGGGATCATGACCAGCGTGAGAAACGATGGGATGGCGATCTGGGGATCGCTCCATTCGATCTTGCCGAGGCCCGTGAGCATGAGAGCTCCGACCAGGATGAGCGCGGGGGATGTGGCGTAGACGGGGATGGCTCCGGCTAACGGGGCGATGAACAAGGCGATGAGGAAGAGCAGCCCGGTGACGATGGCGGTGACGCCGGTGCGGCCTCCGGCTTCTACTCCCGCGGAGGATTCGATGTAGCTGGTGACGGTGCTGGTGCCGGCTAAGGAGCCGACTACGGTGGCTGTGGCATCGGCGAGGAAGATGCGGCTCAGACGTGGGATGGAGTGGTCGGGCGCCATGAGACCGGCGCGTTCTGTGACGGCTACGAGAGTGCCGATGTTATCGAAGAGATCGACGAAGAGAAAGACGAAGACGATCTCGAAGACTCCGAACTTTGCGGCTCCTCGCAGATCGAGATGGAAAGCGGTTGCCTTGATTGCGGTGAGGTCGAAGGGCGTGGGCTGCCAGTGAAGCTGATGGAAGGCGAGTCCGGCGAGCATGGTGCCGAAGACACCGAGAAGCATGAAGGCTTTGACTCTCAGGACTTGAAGCACTGCAATGAGGAGAAGGCCGAAGAGCGCCAGCAAGGTGGCGGGGGCGCGGAGGTTGCCCAGGGCTACCGTGTGGGCGGAACTGGTGACGATGAGGCCGGAGTTAGTCAGGCCTACGAAGGCGATGAATAGCCCGATTCCTCCGCCGACGGCTGCGTGGAGTTGGTGAGGAATCGCGGCGACGAGACGCTGACGTATGCCTCCGAAGGTGAGCAGGAGGAAGATGATGCCGGAGAGGAAGACCGCTCCGAGCGCTGTCTGCCACGGTACGCCCATGCCTTTGACTACGGTGTAGGTGAAGTATGCGTTGAGGCCCATGCCGGGGGCGAGGGCGAGCGGGTAGTTGGCGATGGCTCCCATGAGGATGCTGCCAAACGCGGCGCACAGGCAGGTTGCAGCGGTAACTGCGGCGATGGGCATTCCGGTCTGACTGAGAATGGCTGGGTTCACGAAGATGATGTAGGCCATCGTGATGAAGGTCGTGAGGCCGGCGAGAATCTCAGTCCGCCAGGTCGTGTTGTGCGCGGTGAAGCCGAAGTACTGTTCGAGACGGGTGCGCATGAGCGTCGCCTTGGTGATGCAGGAGTGGGTTCAGGATAGCTTGAGTTGAGGATCGTGCAAGACGAAATGCTATGCTTGCGCATCCGCCTTTCATTCAGGAGCCTCTTATGCTGCGACGTGTCGCTGTCTTCGCCTTTCTCTTGATGGTGGGCTGGTGTGCGTATGCCAACGCTCAGACGAAACCGTGGCCGATCAAAGTTGTGATCGTGACGAGCTTCGAGATCGGCAAAGACACCGGCGATATTCCGGGCGAGTTTCAGCTTTGGGTAGAGCGGGAGCATCTGACTGAGTCGCTGGAGTTCGCAGGCGGCGTGCATCCAATTCTGACCAATGCGGATCACTCGGTAATCGGAATCGTCAGCGGGACGACGCTGGTGAATGCGACCGCCTCTGTGATGGCTTTGGGGCTCGATCCGCGCTTTGACCTTACGCACGCTTACTGGCTGATCAACGGGATCGCGGGTGTCGATCCTGAGGATGCATCGATCGGCTCTGCGGCTTGGGTTCACTACACGGTGAGCGATATCTCACGGTTCATCGATCCACGGGAGATGCCTTCGGACTGGCCTTACGGATACTTCACCATCGGGGCTGTAAAACCTAACGAACTGCCGCCTGCGAATGGGATCATTCATGATCGACAGAATGTCTATGAGTTGAATGGAGCCTTGACGCAGTGGGCCTACGAGCAGACTAAAGGCGTCGAGTTGTTGGATGTGGATGCGGTGAAGACGTTCCGTGGTGAGTATAAGGGCTACCCAAATGCGCAGCGGCCGCCATTTGTGCTCGTGGGTGATACGTATGCGTCAGACTCATACTGGCATGGCGCAAAGATGACTCAGTACGCCAATGAATGGGTGAAGCTGTTCACCAAGGGGCATGGGCAGTTTGTGATGACGGATATGGAAGACTCCGGGTACGCGGAGGCTTTGCAGAGGCTCGACCGGATGCACCGCGTGGACTATCAGCGTGTGATGCTGCTGCGGACGGGGAGCAACTACTCCATGCCTAGACCGGGGCACACTGCCGTCGAATCGGTGACAGCACCTTATATTGGGACGCGGCCCGCGGTTGAGAATGCGTTTCGTGTCGGTGACGTGGTGGTGCGGGAGATCCTGGCGCACTGGACTCTTTATGCGAACAAGATTCCGGGACAGTAACTACTGGCGCTGATAGCGTTTGAGCACATCGTCCAGCGTGAGGACGCCTTCGAGAGCTCCGCGCATGGCTCGGTTGGAGACCGGAAGCAGCGGCCAACGGCGGAAGTGCGGGAGAGCGCTTGCGAGTTGCTGATCCGGAAAGATGAGCGGTGTGCGCTCGGGGCCTAAAGCCTGCTGAAGAGGAAGGCTCGGGTCAATGGAATCTTCTTCGGCATCCAAATGAGCGAAGAGCGTAGTGAGCTCGGCGTTATAAGCCGCGTACCAGGTAGCGTCTGAGCATTGAATGAGGAAGATGGTAGCTTCAGGGCTCGTGGTTCGTCCGTTCAGTGCGATACGAGTGTTTGCGACCGTGTCCGCCCCTTGCAGGATGGGGACAGATACAGGCTGCAGCGCATCTTCAAAGTGGAGCTCACTCTCCTCGCGTTGCTCTTCCATGGAGGGCAGGTAGAGGCCGTCCTGATGCGTGAAGAGCTCGAAGATGGGGACGGGCTGTAGGGCTCTTGAGATAAGGTACGCGATCGTGTTGGCCAGGATGACGGGAAGAATGATCGAGTAGTTGCCGCTGACCTCCAGAACCATGAAGACGGAGGTGAGGGGGACCCGGAGAAATGCCGCAAAGAGTACGCCCATGCCAACCAGCGCGTAAGAGCCAATGGAGCCGGTGAGGCTGGGGAAGAAATGATGCTCGAATGAGCCGACTGCGGCGCCGAGCATCGCGCCGGTGAAGAGGGTCGGAGCGAACATGCCGCCGGGGGTTCCGCTCGAGAAGGAAAGGGTGGTGGCGATAATCTTGAACGCCGCGAGCAGCAGCAGCATCTTGAAGGCGAACTGGGCGTGCATGGCCTGGTCGATAGCGCCGTACCCGGCACCCATGACCTCCGGGAGACCGAAGTAACCGATGCTGCCGACGAGGAGGCCGGCCAGGGCAGGCTGCATCATCTGGAACCACTGCGGCTGCTTGCGAAGAGCTGGACGAAGCCAGCCGAGAGCTTTGGCGAAGACGAGGGAGGCTACTCCTCCGACGATGCCGAGGACCGCGTAGGCCAGGAGCTCGCGTGG
This region of Granulicella tundricola MP5ACTX9 genomic DNA includes:
- a CDS encoding purine nucleoside permease, which produces MLRRVAVFAFLLMVGWCAYANAQTKPWPIKVVIVTSFEIGKDTGDIPGEFQLWVEREHLTESLEFAGGVHPILTNADHSVIGIVSGTTLVNATASVMALGLDPRFDLTHAYWLINGIAGVDPEDASIGSAAWVHYTVSDISRFIDPREMPSDWPYGYFTIGAVKPNELPPANGIIHDRQNVYELNGALTQWAYEQTKGVELLDVDAVKTFRGEYKGYPNAQRPPFVLVGDTYASDSYWHGAKMTQYANEWVKLFTKGHGQFVMTDMEDSGYAEALQRLDRMHRVDYQRVMLLRTGSNYSMPRPGHTAVESVTAPYIGTRPAVENAFRVGDVVVREILAHWTLYANKIPGQ
- a CDS encoding NCS2 family permease, producing MRTRLEQYFGFTAHNTTWRTEILAGLTTFITMAYIIFVNPAILSQTGMPIAAVTAATCLCAAFGSILMGAIANYPLALAPGMGLNAYFTYTVVKGMGVPWQTALGAVFLSGIIFLLLTFGGIRQRLVAAIPHQLHAAVGGGIGLFIAFVGLTNSGLIVTSSAHTVALGNLRAPATLLALFGLLLIAVLQVLRVKAFMLLGVFGTMLAGLAFHQLHWQPTPFDLTAIKATAFHLDLRGAAKFGVFEIVFVFLFVDLFDNIGTLVAVTERAGLMAPDHSIPRLSRIFLADATATVVGSLAGTSTVTSYIESSAGVEAGGRTGVTAIVTGLLFLIALFIAPLAGAIPVYATSPALILVGALMLTGLGKIEWSDPQIAIPSFLTLVMIPLTWSIADGLSFGLTSYALIQLLTGKARRQDWMLYLLAALFVFRFAYLAKG
- a CDS encoding efflux transporter outer membrane subunit, whose translation is MGNKLVLSFAAAGVMVLSGCRVGPRYVAPAPPAPPAYKESAPTAYSGATDAVWQPAQPQDAMLKGKWWEIFREPELNGLEDTLNIDNQNIALYFQNFMAARSQVKQAKASYYPTVGVAPAYTREKSPSTLRGVGVSSGTTTGTGTTGTTGTTGTSTTSTGGTYTDLSLPFDVSWEPDLWGKIRNTVREYQYATQVSAADLENERLTEQADLAEYYFELRGQDALQQVYDATIDADRKSLDLTKVLVETGIDSPEAVAQAEVTLKNAEEAGAGVAQNRAIYEHAIATLIGKPASSFSLPVRAATPAAPAIPVGVPSQLLQRRPDIAAAERTMAEANALIGVEKAAYYPTLSLTGTGGLESSHISSLFSVPAFFWTLGASASETIFDAGLRKATVAQYTAQFNADVASYKETVLTAFQQVEDYIATLRVTSQQIAKQQEAIDAAQRYVDIATARYQTGLDPYLNVISAQTTLLSDQQTQVTLKVSEMTAAVQLIQALGGGWDTALLPGASQVNTNGAVRQVSQTP
- a CDS encoding efflux RND transporter permease subunit encodes the protein MSPSRPFILRPVATALLMVAIFLAGAVSYFQLPVSALPEVDYPTIQVLTFYPGASPDVVASGVTAPLERQFGEVAGLSQMTSTSAGGVSVIVMQFQLSLDIDVAEQEVQAAINAAQSYLPANLPTPPIYSKSNPADAPVLTLALTSNEMPLSQVEDLADTRLAPKISQISGVGLVSISGGQKPAVRIQANPTALAAYGVNLEDLRNSLTGNSLNSAKGNFDGPTQDYTINANDQLLSSGDYKSVVVAYRNGAPVMLGEVAKVVDGVENSTLAAWMNQTPAVILNIQRQPGANTIQVVDSITKLLPQLETTLPKAVHVQIVTDRTTAIRASVKDVEFELMLTIGLVVMVIFLFLRNVAATIIPSVAVPISLIGTLGVMYLAGYSLNNLTMMALTISTGFVVDDAIVMIENISRYIEEGEEPMAAALKGAEQIGFTILSLTISLIAVLIPLLFMGDIAGRLFRQFAVTLAVTIVISAFVSLTLTPMMSARLLKYTPPEEQGWFYDKSEEVFESIIRFYGRTLRFVLRFQTITLLVAVATLILTVVLYMTVPKGFFPTQDTGIIQGITQASPTISFEEMSKKQEDVAKVLLADPAVESISSFIGADGTNTTLNSGRIQINLKPLEDRGISAPDVIDRLGPKLEKVEGIKLYMQPVQDLTVDDRVSRTEYQYTLEDPNQAELNTVTHDFVARLKKLPELADVVTDQQLGGAAASLVIDRATASRFGITPTTIDNTLYDAFGQRQINTMYTQLNQYHVILETAPEFQKNPNKLNDIYIQGSTSGTVAAVASSSGGTSSGAGAGATAQTGNALLTASSTTGVGSSASSSSALSSSSSSSGSSSLTTVNGSSALSSAANSQTSTTALGSVSSAANTSSSTNTATNGTTRSGSGTSTASGSSGGSSSSSSGTISNPVPLSAFTHFTNSSEALSINHQGQFPAVTISFNLAAGYSLGQALDAINKTIKEANLPASVVKDYQGTASAFEGSLSNEGLLILAALVTVYIVLGVLYESFVHPITILSTLPSAGVGALLALRFFHLDLDIVAIIGIILLIGIVKKNGIMMVDFALEAERNEGKNATEAIYQASLLRFRPIMMTTMAALLSGLPLAFGSGIGSELRKPLGVAMVGGLLFSQVLTLYTTPVIYIFFDNLGARFSKRPSNKTAAQGKNVHEAQAEHA
- a CDS encoding chloride channel protein, coding for MPTISEDQPLPQREERLFLLLSIFIGIISGLLVVSFRMAIEWLSVLLQGSAPAPHQTRLLVAPCLAGIAIALLTRYVFPQVKGSGVNQTKAALYIHNGYISIRTMIGKFLLAALAIGSGHSLGPEDPSLQIGAGVASLISRRVGLSRERLRLFAPVGAAAGLAAAFNAPISAILFVIEEVIGQWTSAVLGSIVLSAVAAVVVARWFWGASPMFRIPAISLRDPRELLAYAVLGIVGGVASLVFAKALGWLRPALRKQPQWFQMMQPALAGLLVGSIGYFGLPEVMGAGYGAIDQAMHAQFAFKMLLLLAAFKIIATTLSFSSGTPGGMFAPTLFTGAMLGAAVGSFEHHFFPSLTGSIGSYALVGMGVLFAAFLRVPLTSVFMVLEVSGNYSIILPVILANTIAYLISRALQPVPIFELFTHQDGLYLPSMEEQREESELHFEDALQPVSVPILQGADTVANTRIALNGRTTSPEATIFLIQCSDATWYAAYNAELTTLFAHLDAEEDSIDPSLPLQQALGPERTPLIFPDQQLASALPHFRRWPLLPVSNRAMRGALEGVLTLDDVLKRYQRQ
- a CDS encoding efflux RND transporter permease subunit gives rise to the protein MNPSRLFIDRPIATTLLTIAVAIAGFIAFAVLPVAPLPQVDFPTITVAASLPGASPDIMASSVATPLERQFGHIAGVTEMTSSSTLGTTSVTLQFDLSRNIDGAARDVEAGINAARTYLPANLPANPTYRKVNPADSPILVLGLQSDNYDVPTLYDEASTVIEQRISQITGVGQVTVVGASLPAVRVELNPTQLASYGISLPAVQQVIAGQNSNVAKGQISNGSTTTDILANDQISKAVAYRPLVVGYHNGGAVRLQDVADVVDSQQTVRQAGFLDGKPSVNMLIFRQPGANIITTVDAVKAALPSLQASIPKGEHLITILDRTLTIRSSVNDIELTLVISVILVILVVFVFLRNVRATLIPAVAVPVSLIGTCAVMYVCGFSLDNLSLMALAIASGFVVDDAIVVMENISRHLEEGYTPVQAALKGAAEIGFTVFSISVSLIAVFIPLLLMGGIIGRLFREFAITLSAAILVSMVVSLTTTPMMCSRVLIPESEIEHGRLYKWSERGFDLILSGYRRTLNWTLDHPALILLIFLGTLALNVFLVIKVPKGFFPQQDTGAVQGGMQGPQDTSFYGMRDAVQHSVMTIKNDPGVQHVMGFTGGQGATNSGFAFIALKPLNERKASAATIINRLRPKLAKIAGAATFLQPVQDIRIGGRQANAQYQYTLEAETTAELTQYGPALLSKMKATPGFTDVSTDQQNKGLQALLTYDRPTAARLGVTPQLLDNTLYDAFGQAEVSTIYTELNQYYVVMEVAPKYWASPQGLKDVFVIPNSGGDAVPLDSVLKYAPSTSPLAVNHTGLFPSVTVSFNLAPNVSLGEATQKITELQQQLGFPQSVHGQYSGTLEAFQQSLGSEPYLILTAILAVYIVLGILYESLIHPLTILSTLPSASLGAMLALVLTNTELDVMSIIGIILLIGIVKKNAIMMIDFALNAERNEGMNTRDSIFQASLLRFRPILMTTMAALFGAVPLAVGTGIGSELRRPLGISIIGGLIVSQVLTLYTTPVIYLFMDNLRLKLAGDKSARLLTASVAAR